In Gemmatimonadota bacterium, the genomic stretch GTGGCCGCTGATATCTGGCTGCCAGATGGTAGCCGTCGCACGCTTGGGTCATACCGTATCATCGGCAACGAGATTACAAGGCTTTACTCTCAACCCCGTCGAGCTCGTGGGTCGAAAAACGAGCACGATCGTCAAGTACGAATGTTCGGCTCAGCTGGACAACAGATCCTGAATGCGAGCAAGGTTGCTGTAATCGGGCTTGGTGGTGTAGGTTCGCTAGTGGCGGAATACCTCGCACGACTTGGGGTTGGGAATCTAGTACTCATCGATCCGGAAGAAATAGAACGCAGTAATCTTAGTCGTGTAGTTGGTGCTACAAGAATCGACGTTGAAATGGGTCAGCTCAAAACCCAGATTGCGGTTCGTCACATTCGGGAGATGGCGACAGATGCCACACTGCAGCCAATCGCCTTAGACGTTTCACGGAGGTCGGTTGCTCAGATTCTGCGTGATTGTGACTTCATCTTCCTAGCCGCAGACTCCATGCGAGCCCGGCTTGTTGTCAATGCTCTTGCCCATCAGTACCTCATTCCAACGATACAAATGGGTGCAAAGATACGGAGGGGTAATCGTGGCAGACTTGATGATGCCATGTGTGCGGTGCGAAATATCAGACCGGGTATAGGCTGCCTATGGTGTAACGGTCTGATCGATTCGACTCAGCTTGCTATTGAGGCAAAGTCGGACCAGGAACGAAAGAATCAGGCCTACGGTGTACAAGAAGCCAACCCTAGCGTGATCACTTTAAACGCAGTTGCTGCCGCCCATGCCGTTAACGACTTTCTGTTCGATTTTTTAGATCTTAGAAAAGATGAAACGGATACAGCCTTTCAGAACTTTCATTTCCATCATAGCAAGATACAAAACGTTATTCCGCGCCACGATAAGGAATGTAGAGAATGCGTACACAGGTTGGCTATGGGCGACGCACTCGAACTACCGGTTGTGGAAGGATGACGTGGTATCGCTGGACTTGGAAGTTTGTGCAAGGTCAATTCAATCATTGATTCTATTTCATATAGAGTGGGACAAAAAGGGAACCTGTCAATGACTCAGCGATTAGATTTCGACTTCGCAGCTTACTTTAAAGCACTCAGCACTACCGTGACCGCTCGAAGTCTTAGTTGGAAGAAGGTAAGTGAGCAAACCGGGGTCTCTCAGTCCACGCTATCTAGGATGTCAAAGGGCCGCCAACCAGACGCAGCCAGCCTTACGGCTCTCTCTGCGTGGTCAGGGCTCAACCCCGTAGATTTCACAAAAACTCCGAGGAACGAACCTGAAGCTGTTGCTAAGGTTACCAGGCTACTACGTGCGGACCCAAACCTTGATGAGGAAGGGGCTGACGCGCTCGAAGCCATCATCACGACGGCCTACGAGAAGCTCAAGCGGTAGACAACAAACCTCAAGACTTATTTGTCACTCTTGGACTGACGCGGAGTAGATGCGGTAACTCGTAATTGAGCAGCAAGTTTCTCCCTTTGCTTGACCTTCTCAGCGATTTTAGGGACAGCCTTTTTTAAAGCGCTGCGCAACTCATCTATTAGAGTCATGTCCACTTTAGCTGGACTGCACTTCTCCAGATACTTCTTGAGTTTGTCGTTCACTTTTCACCTCCGAGTTCTGAGGTTTCTGTGATCGTGTTGAGGGGTGCCGGCGACTCTAAGACAGGGCGAAGATTAAGTTCAATTCGTGGTAATGGTCCGAGACCAGTACGAGCGAGGTCGATAGCCGTGGGGTTCATTTCTACCGAAGACCGGTCGAATACGTAAGCGACATCTCCATTGTGCAGCAGCCACATAGGGTATCGCTCCCAATGACTAGCAGTAGCGTCGACGATCACCCGCGCAGCAACATGTGCTGTTTGCCATTGAGTGAAACTACAGTACTCTACTACCCACACGTATTGAGCAGTATCCAAGTGCATCATCAGTCCCACAAGGGTGTCACCTAGCTGTGAGTGGTGAACTCGGGCATCTTCTCGAAGCCTTGATATGGTCGTAATGAAGTAACGCCGAAGCTGAAGCGGTTCAGTTTGGGAACTGCACATGCGTGTTACTACATCCTCGACCTCTTTACTAAATACTTCTATCGCGTCAGCGGGATAGTAAACCTTGTCCGGTAACGCGACGACGAAAGCGTCGAACGAGTCGGCTGTGTAGTTAGAGGTATTCGACGGTGTTCCTGTTGAATTCAGTGTGACGGTGCTATATGGAAGTAGGTTATCGTCAACGGCCAGAAAGTTATCCACTTGCGACCAGACGTGCGATGACGAACTACTTGGAAGAATCGGTTTTTGCAGCCAGCTATAGCCGACGGCAACGATGGCGTGTTCCTCGGCATGCATGGCTACGAAGAGTGGAAATCCTGACTCTAGATAGGCCAACATCTGAGAGAAGAACGCTTCGTCCGAGGAGGAACTGCACTTTCCAACAACTAATGGGTAGCAGCCGGATGCCTGAAACACACGTTCGGCTCCATCTACATTGAAGCCCAGTGAGGGCACCAATCCGCCAGGATCGAATGGGGCGACTAGTTGTGTAATGTCGTGAACGAGGTATTCTCGATGTTGCGGGAACGTCTCGCTATAATACCGAAGTATGGCCCAACAGGCCACATGGGCGCACACAGCTATATCAACATGTTGGGCCATAGAAGGAAAACCCCATATGGGGAGTTGATGGCCAAGCAGGTTGACTGTGTGAGGTGACTGGATTGCACTTCCATGTGCACCGAGTCGGATGTTTGGCGAGAGCACTGATCGCCC encodes the following:
- a CDS encoding ThiF family adenylyltransferase → MTAETCDILVTSKHHQQIMKHLYPGDHDEYGAILRAGVVRNGSSMRLLVQNVQPAEFGTDYVPGQYGYRALTPTFIHREIIKCRDSGLAYLAIHNHGSDRKVGFSKIDIDSHKRGYPALLDIGRGVPVGALVYGHRSVAADIWLPDGSRRTLGSYRIIGNEITRLYSQPRRARGSKNEHDRQVRMFGSAGQQILNASKVAVIGLGGVGSLVAEYLARLGVGNLVLIDPEEIERSNLSRVVGATRIDVEMGQLKTQIAVRHIREMATDATLQPIALDVSRRSVAQILRDCDFIFLAADSMRARLVVNALAHQYLIPTIQMGAKIRRGNRGRLDDAMCAVRNIRPGIGCLWCNGLIDSTQLAIEAKSDQERKNQAYGVQEANPSVITLNAVAAAHAVNDFLFDFLDLRKDETDTAFQNFHFHHSKIQNVIPRHDKECRECVHRLAMGDALELPVVEG